The stretch of DNA tgttgcaactccccagcaacggcgccaaaaattgatgcagcgaaaattggtgaattaaaaattatgaaaatgtgtacgttgcaagtatagttcttaactcaccggaaatccacttatcaatttaaaaatatgtcacagaaattcaaattttaaatactaggagtatgaatcccaggtcgtctcccaacgagttgcagaaaggtgtgctattttattaatcagatgttttcaaaaaggtttgagttgaatgacaggaaattaaattgatgaatttgaacaatgtaaataaaagccttgactgggagttggtTAGTTGGAGTCCCTATTATAGTTGGAATGCTCTTaggattaattgataattaaaagttattttgtttggttatcctttactaggcaaaggaaagtcaaacacGTTGGAATGCTATGTCTGTTCACAaattgcaacccacttaattaaaagggattggtgttagtgactagaagGCAATCCAACagtaaacccaattacaatctttttttcaagccttccaactcaattggttcctttcaatcaactccccatcaagttagagaactactcactcattgtaaataataaatccataacatatgaaagggaatcgaaagaagacatgattattggaaGGTAAAATGGATTTAAATGAAAGAAATAattcttgtattaaataatcataaaagtattccaatgacaaaattgaacaaggcaaagaacatggaagaaataaaccaagttaagagaacgaactagaatgacgaagtcttgatgaggaaataactcttctcaatatcccaatgcaaaagtAGTAGAAATGTAATATCCTAAAAGTATCAattgtgtagagagaaaaacctagagggggagtaaaactagatctaaaaagtCTAAAACTCtgtagaatgaatgttgttcctcgtttctgcatgttctctggctctagtctgctgttctgggccaAGAACTGGGTTAAAACAGGGCCCAAAACCGCTCTCAACGaaatctgcagattatgcagatcacgcatgtcacgcgatcacgtcgtccacgcggacgcgtcattcgcgttttttcgtgccacgcgttcgcgtcgtccatgcctccgcgtcATTTGTGCTTTTTCTTTCCTCATGCGGCCACGTCACTACGATTTCTCCTCTtccgcgcgaacgcgtgagccatgcggccgcgtcacttctcgctagttgtctcctcaatttcttgtgttccttccagttttgctagcttcccttccaatctccaactcattcatgccctataaagcctggaacacttaacacacagatcacggcatcgaatgggataaaggataactaaaatgcataataaaaaGTCTCTAGAaagcagttttcaatcatgtaataatttcaggaaggaaatataaattcatgctaaattaatgaataagtgggtaaggatcatgataaaaccacataattaTACCCaatgtaaaccataaaatagtggtatCCTGCCGCCGCGTCGATGAGCGCATCAATGTTGGGAAGGGGGTAGCTGTCCTTGGGACATGCTTTGTTAAGATTAGAGTAATCCACACACATTCTCCATCTTCCATTGTTCTTTTTTACTAGGACTACATTTGACAATCAGGTCGAGTAGTCCAGCTCTCGGATAAAAcctgcttccaggaggctggcCGTTTGCCTGGCCACCTCCTCTGCTCTTTCTTGCGacattttcctttttctctgaGCCACTGGTCGGGCTTCGGGCTTGACGGCTAGGTGGTGTGACATAAGATGAGGGTCTATGCCTGACATGTCGGCTGGCGTCCAGGCGAACAGGTCGCCGTTGGCCCTGATCATCTCTACCAAAGGCTCTTGCAATTCATGCGGGAGGTTTCTATTTATGAACGTGAACTTTTTCTCTGTGTCCCCAACCCTGAACTTCTCTAGGTCCCCCTCTGGTTCAGGCCTAGGGTTGCTGTCGACTCGGGCGTCCAGGTCGGCGGGGAACACTCCCTATGCTTCTTTGGACTTTCTCTTCAAGGAGAGTCTGGCATTGTCGCAAGCAACCGCCGTTTCCAACTCTCCTTTTATGGACCCCACAGATCCGTTGTCTGTGACAAACTTCATCACTAGCAGTTTTGTGCTGATCACTGCGCCGACCTCGTTGATGATCTTCCTTCCTAAGATGATGTTGTAGGCTGTGAGGTCTCGCAGAACTACGAACTCGGCCATAACCAATCTCCGTCCCTGTTCTCCTCCCATGAAAATCGGCAGGGAGATTATCCCATCTGGCTTGATGAAGTGATCACCTAACCCTACAATGCCGTGTTGGTATGTTGTCAGGTCGGCGTCCCATAGTCCTAATGCGTCGAAGACGTTGCGAAACATAATGTTCGAGTTTTTCGCTGTGTCTATAAGAATCCGTTTGACGAGGCCGGTTCCCACCCGGGCCGTAATGACCACGGGGGGCTTTCCAGGATCTCGTCGAACCATTGGTCTTCAGGTCCAAAAGAAATGGACGGCGCCCTTTTGGAGCTTTGTGAGGGTGAGGAGGAGATCGCCAGGTTTTTGGTGTCTTTTCTGTGCGCTGATCTTGATCTTGGGGCTGCGTTCCTCGCGGTCACTACATTCACTATGGTAAGACCGTGGTCCTCGTCCCTTGGCTCTTGCCGTCGCTTCGCCGTTTAGGACTTGTCTTCCCCATCTTGGTCGTGACCCCGTCTCCTCGGTTCCCTGATGAGGTGAGAGAATTTAGCTAGTTTCCCATCCCTAATTGCTTGTTTCAGCGCATCTTTTAGGTCGAAATAGTCCTGCATTTTGTGTCCGTAGCCCTTATGGTAATCGAGTAAAGGCTCTTGTTACCGCCAGTCTGATCCTTCAGTGGACGGGGCTTCGACAAGATTCCCTTCTCAGCTATCTGTTGGTAGACTTCTATGATGGGGAGAGTGAGGGGAGTGTAGTTGGTGAACTTCCCCACACGAGGAAACGGTCTAGGTGTTCTGCTTGGGCCGCCGTCTCTGGCATGCTCCTTCTGTCTTTCTCCGTTGCCATGTTGCCTGGGCTGAGTATAGGAGGTCTGCCGCTTGTTGGCAGCCACCACTTGGCTGACTTTCTCATCATTAATGTATTCGCGGGCTACCGTTTGGATCTTTTGCATCGTCCAGACCGGCTTCGTGGTGAGATGCTTTCTGAAGTCCTCGTTAAGAAGTCCATTTGTCAGGCAGAGACTCGCCACCGAATCTGTTAACCCCTCAATTTTCAAGCATTCATCATTGAAGCGATCTAGGTACTTTCTGGTCGTCTCGTCGGCTTTCTGAGTGACGCCGAGCAGATTGATCGGGTGTTTAGCCTTCGCGATTCTGGTGGTGAATTGGGCTAAGAAGGCACGGCTGATGTCCGTGAAACTGGCCACGGAGCCCTGCGGGAGGCTATTGAACCATTGTATCGCAGGGCCTGCCAGGGTGACCGGGAAGACGCAGCACCTTACTTCGTCTCCCACTCCCTCCAGGTTCATTCGGGCCTCAAAAGCCGTGAGGTGCTCCTACGGGTCTTGTGTCCCAtcatacctcatgtccgttggtttgtcAAAGTGCTTTGGCAACTGGACCTCGAGGATAGAACAGTGGAATGAGGTGGCGCCCATGATGACGGGTCGCCGTGTTCCCCCAGACCTCTCTTCTCTGTTTTCTCGGTCTCGTCTCATGACGCCCGCCCGTTTGCCCTGGGCGTAAATGATTGTGTCGTTTCGCCTCTTGGGATGTTCAATATTCTCCCGGCTACTCTCTGATTCTGATCTCGGGATGGAAGTACATCAGGAGCGGCTACTTCGGTGGGAGGTTCTTCCCCGACTCTCGGGAGACTGAGAGTAGTCGGGGTCGGAGGACTGCTGACGATGCTCCTAATTTGCTAGTTGGCGCTCCAAGTTCTGCACCCTGTGGCGCAGCTCCTGCATTATCCTGGCGCTGTCGCTACCAGTTTTCCTGAAGGGGCGCCTTTCTTGAGCTCTCGACTGCGACTCAGTTCGTCGTGGAGGGGATCTTAACCGCTCGCGGGGGGAGGCAACGGAGGCCGCCCCCTCGGGGCCCGCCGCGTGGCCGTGGTCTCCTGGACCTTGCACGATCTCCATTCAGAGTttccacagacggcgccaatgttcggtgTGTCGGGTACCGGACAGTTTGGAGTGGTCCTCGTGTGGATAGGCGGGGCGTGGTCTGGAAATGGATCGCGAGGGCGAGACGGGGGAACCGACGTTCCGAGCTCTCAATGATGAggggggtgtcacctgcaatgacactccgacgctcaagttagtCGAATGTGTAGGTGAAACGGACGGTAAGGTAGTGTGTGACGTACCTTGGAGGAAGGGCAGGACCTTCCCCATATATACCATGTCAGAGGTGGGCCCATCAAGGACAGGCCCACCTTCCTTGATGCCTCCTTTCCACAGCTGTAGTGCAGCTGTCAGGAACGCATGTCCGGGTCGGCGATCGAGCATCTCATCCCTAAACGCCCGGGTCGGGTGGTACTCGGGTTGGCCCGAACTACTGGTGGTttgggccaggccgtaacaCCACTAAACCATGAGTTTTTGTTGGTATATATTGTGTCAAGTCTGTAATAGGACTATATATTTATTACTTGTCAAGAATTGTGATTCTTTGTATTAAGCTACGGGTATTTGAATATAAAGCTTGCTTAGAGTCATTAGTATGCTGAATAATTAGTATAAGGATCCTCTGTGTTCTTGAAGAATTTGAGCCTTTTAATAGGATAATTGATGCTATAAGTTGAATTTGATGCTGAACATATCATAAATGTAGTTGTTGCTGGAAGTAGAATTTGTTGTTGGATAATTGAGTTGAGTTGAATTTGTTATTGAACcttgttgttgtgttgcttaAAAAATGCTAAATCTTTTATTGCTGTATCTTAAGGGATAAGAGATAAAAGAGTTGGTCAGTAACAAAATCCGTTTGGTATAGTTTTAGGGTTTGTTATTCTGATTTGTGATCTTTCTCTCTTTCCAACTTTGTTATAAATAAAGTTCTTACTTCCCTCTCAGAAGTGTGTAGAATTGATTCATTAATGGAAGAATAAGATGAAGTTAATTTAGTTCACTAGTTTTTTAAAGCTCTTTCTTCAAActcttcattctctctttctttgTAAAGActtacattttaaattttaataaataattttaattttatttatataattttataatttttaaattatgacCAGGTCAATCGGGTGAATCAGTGACCCATCGGTCGAACCAGTGACCCAGTAATCCGATCATATAACTGGGTTGATTGCCGGTTCGATTTTGATAACTATGCTTGAAATTGAATGTTGTACACTAAAATAGTCCCTTCACtagttttttctatttattttttaaattcaaaattttcaatatctTTGGAggtattaatttcaattttactttttcacatgtcatttaaatataagtatttttgataattattttaagatttttgttttaatcatacaatttttttcataataatttaatattggcAACGTGGACTAACTTTTGATGTAATAAGAGAAGAAAATTACACACTCACTTTAGATAAGATCATCAACTCAGAGTCTCAGATGACTAAATTATCGTTTCTCTTTATAAATATCTCAACAAATTCAGGTATTTCTCAATCcaactcttgctaacttaggtaTCGAATTTTTTTGTAAGCACTCCCAATTGTCATTTTGGAGCTAGCTGATATGAAGACACTTCACGCACTCTTACTTTTTTTTCGACCTCTTTTATCTAGTCTATTTTCACACAACTATTTTTAGGTATGACTTGTAACACTAATTATGTTATTCGATTAAAGAATTATAtgactaattaaaaaaacatatttttaagtCTAGAAAACATCCATTTTATAGGAACGAAAAaatgtgtattttaatttttaatttttttttgttaaaaacacGTGTNtattgtaaaaaaattatataattaaaactaaaatcttaaaattattttataaaatcactTGTTTTTAAACAACAtgtgaaaaaacaaaattaaaattagtacaTCCAATTATCTAAAGACattgaattttagaatttacaaaaaaataaaaaataaaaaaatgggtGAAGAGACTAATTTAGTATACGATGTTCAATagtttctaaaactaaaatgaGTTATTTAATGCAAAATAAATGATCAATTTGGTGCATATCTATAATAATGATATAGTAGATAACACGTGGACAAATGATATTGTGACATATGATACAACTGTTTACGTTAGTATGTTTAGTATGTCGCGTGTCATTAATTGATCCATCATCATACTATTACACGTATCTAAATTATGAAATGATCGTGTCACTAACGATTAATGTCAACATGCcattaataaaagataagaaactaatatagtaaattttttaccaatttttaaaatataattaatgtaattaaaatctcaaaaacgATTTAGTGCAACGGTGTCAATTTTGAGATTACTTTAAAACTTAAGTGGTGGTCCACCCATGAGTAGCATTACCATTTTAATGTAAAGTTGTAATTGTAATAATCAATTACTAATTAACTATTAAGTTTATAGCTAAGCTAGGTAGGAGTAGAAAATGGTACAGTTATCTCGCTATTACTTGATTGTGAAGCAATAATGGGACTTTAACATCAGTCGATTTCATACATATAGGGAAGTATACAAATTGAAATCAGCAAGAAGATTGTATGTGTTGGTGAAAGAGTGAGTTGATATAATTCATGCATTAACGATGATATTCATTCTTGTCCTCTTATTAAGGAGGCTTAACTAATAATTCACAAACTCGTTTTGGTACATCACTAAAGATAAGGTCAAGTTGATTATACATTACTATACATATGATGATATGAATAAACGCCAACACACCTTGTTGTGGTTATTATATGATTATGATGGTGCATGTCTATGCTTTTGTCTATTAGTCTTTTGGATGTTTGTTTCAAAGTCAAGACCACCTTTAATATTAAGcatctaataattattattattatatcatcATCTGATCTGTTACAAATTATATATAGTTGTTTTCCTATGAATGGATACAAAGCATTATTGCTCCTGCATAATAGTAAGTAATATTTTGCTCCAAAATTTTTGGtcatttcaaatctttcttatcTTGCAttcttttgatttaaaaatttattgaacaGAATTATAATTAAAGGTAAAAGAAAAAGGGTGTCATCAACCGTCCATGAAGAAAACTGAAATACTGAATAGAGAATACTAATCCGTATATACGGTATATTCTTGTAATTTTAATACAATTCTCAGAGTAAATAGTTAAAAGTTCTTTAATAAATTCATTTGTTGAATCAAATTAATCtactaaatttttatccaaataaattattttttaaaaattcttttaacATCAATCAATTTTGTTTCTACTTAATTTTGGACTTGTGACTTTGTTATTTTCACCAATTTGtgagtttttttatttgtatttgcagaagttttaaaaattaacacaaaagTTTTTAAGAATTATGACCGGTATAGTATTTTGTTAGTGAGAGTTTGCAATCACTATAACCTAAAAAATACACCCTAgtaaactaaaataatagaatgtgaatatataaaaaattacctAAGAATAAACGTGATTaacattaataaataatttaattcaacCAACATCCAAATAAATATAAGAgattaatttaatcatttacTCGTAATCTCACTTAAACACTCAACTTCTCATTTTACATCATTAAACTCAGTTAAATGTTTATAACCGAGTCACATATCAAATTTGGAGAGTCTAAATTAAAACAGAGTAGAGAAGAATATAGGggttaacataataataaaaaaagggttAAGTACTTTTTCGTTCATAAGATCTgggatgaaaattaaatttgttctcgaccctttttgttattaaaattattcttaaagttacaaaatgttataaaatcatCGTTTTCCTAATTTTTGGACAAAACTACCCTTCATCTTAATTTCATCATTTaccttccttttttctttttctttcaacaacacaaatagagaggaaggagagcaAGAAACGAAGAAAAGCAAAGActcagagaaagagagaaagagaagcaGAGACTCAGAGAAAAGGAAGCCTCGACGCACCTAGCCGTCGCCATCGCAACTCACCGTCGCCTTCACAGCGCCGCAACTCCCCTTCGCCAGCGCCTCGACTCCCCCTCGCGAGCGCTCTCTCTCCGCACGtgctctctctttcttctttcaatGGTGGTGGCAGCGGGATTGAGTGCCACTGTCACCGTTGAAGAATAGCGgtttcagaagaagaaaaagaaaattcaccGAACATAGAGTCTCCTTACCGGTCCTATCACCCTCTTCGGCGGTATAGTCACCACTATCACCGCCGCCAACTTCATCcttgtcaaaaatttaaaatcttctCCTTTTTGTTaattccctctttttttttcattaagtgATTTTCGGTCGTTTTAGATCTCCCTTTCTCGAAAGAAATAATTTTGATTCGTTTATATGGAATCCGAAGCTAAATCATGATTTGGGTtcatagaaaattttttatttttttgttttgttcgtGGCAGTTTCTGAGTTTTGTTTGTGTAATTAGGGCTAGCTTTTATTGTGCAATCTGCTGTTAACTATGATCTTGTATAATTTTGTGAATTGAACtgaaatttttagttattacgATTTGATTTTATGTTGTTCACATTTATCTTGTAGATTTTGGGAAGTAATCATTTTATTTACCTGAAGATTAGGGATTCTTATAATTGAATTGAAGAATATATATTGTTAATGATGATGAAATCTGATATGGGAAGGAAAGAGTTGGAGATAGTAGGTGGGGTGGTAGTGGTTAAGGTTGATGAACTGGTAATGAAGAGGCAAGAAGGTGTGATGGTGATGGTGGTAATGGTGATGGTgataaagaaaggaagaaaaatgaGGAATTATGTAAGTGTGTTAGTGGTGATAGTGGGTGGGAAAAGGGTTAAGGTGGTTATTTTTGTCAGGGGTAAAATTGtctaaaaattatcttttttttgtgaaaaagacaattttataacattttgtaatgttaaggatgattttaataacaaaaaatatcggggacgaatttaattttcactccaaatcttaaggacgaaaaaagtacttaacccGAAGAAAAAGTATAGGAGACAAGCAATGAAACTAAtgaacaatgtgaacaatagagttaaaaagaaaaattaaaattaaaatatttaattaggtaattaattaatttctaataatatcagattttgaattaaaaaaaaagggtttGATGAACGTAGAGCAGTTACACAATTGATCACTTCTACTCTTCCATTGCGTGTGGTGCATGTGTGAATTACATTCTGCTTCTGCAACCAGCTGCCGCTTGTCTCGTACTCTCGCCGGACCATCGTCGATCAGAATGCTAGCTACCACTGCCCAGCCGTAGCCGACGCCGCCTACGTCTACGCCAATGTCTGAGCAGGCCCCCGTTTGCGTACAAGTTGTCCTTCGCTACATTTTCATACATGCATTCCTAAGCATGGATGCTGACCCAAACTTTCCAAAAGAATTTGCATTTTTTGATGGGTCTGCTCCTTGTGTGGTAGATGGGTCAATAACATACACCAAAGTGTTTGATACAAATTTTGACACACTAGTTTCAGCTCTTGAAAAGAATGGCTTCGACTCCTTGCCAATCCTAATAGGAGAGGTTTGATGGCCAACGGATGGAAGCGCTAACGCAAACATAAAGAATTCTCAAATGTTCAACCAAGGGCTCCATGCtggatgttcaatttaataagtATGCATATGGTTATGTTGATTTTTAATTGGATGGTTATTCCTTTTGATTAGGTTTATTCATGCACAATTAGCAATGgctggatgttcaattcactaggtGTGCGGATGCTTATGCTAATGTTAGAATTTAAGGGATAATTTAGAGGTGgagtatttttttactttattgggCCAATTCTGGAGCCCATTGTTTATATTGTTCACAAAAATCATTGACTACCTAGCAAAACCGAAATAATAAACAAACATTTTAGTACTTAGTACTGCtaatttattcatcattcttctatgAAACTCTCCGACAATCACCACCGCCACTATCTCTTGCCATTTTTTCCCTCCTCCATCGGAAATTGAATACTCCAATGCCACCACCTCTTCCTCCCTCCATAACCAACCCTATCAACAATTCCACTACCACGACTTACTCGATCACTGCACtcctttgaattttttgaaaccTACTACAAAATACTCTCTCAACTTCCAAACTAATAAATCAGTGAACATCTCTCTCGTATActctcactacaagaaaaacactgAATACCATTGAATTTATTGTTGAAATTAGTGTTGGACGTTAGCAATAGGTTTACCGATAGTTTTATCGGCGAATATGGCAATAAATTCGTCGGATAAAAAGTTACCGTTGGATTAGACTTTCAAACAGTAAATCCATTGGTAATATTtaaagggaaaaaagaaaaattggcgCGAGCATTACCGTCGGAATTACCAGTGAATTTATCTACCGATAACGCTCAATTAATGGAATGTTTTGTTTTGGTCATACGCAATGTGATAAATCTGACGATAAACCTAATCTAAATTCAAAATGCGCGGtcctctctcctcacttttgaGAACACTCTTCTCTCCCCccattctcttctctcttctctctctcctgTAACTATCTCTGGCATCCCCTCCGGCCACCCTCTGCAGCGCTGTTCAcctccatttttcttcaaagtcTGCGTCAAGTTGCATGTATCGTGTTTTGTTGCCTCAAACGGAGTTACGTTGTTTCCTCTGTCTCCGCCACCATTGGAAGAGCTTCCATTGCCGCTCTCTTTGTCGCCGGAGTTATATCTCTCCACCGTCGTCCTCTGTCGTCCATGTAGGTTGTCCTCATCCCTCTCCCTAtttcatcttatttttatttttttaataaaaaatctaactCCTTTTTGTCCTGAACCCTTTTCCCTCTCCGACAATGCATTCCCTTCCTCTCTCAAAGCTTGAAGTTACAAGTTTCTTTGTCCGTCACTTTGCGAGTTCTACCTCTTGATAAGCTCGCTGAGCTTTGGACCATTGATCCCAAGCGTGCTAAGAGGTCTTTAATCATTTTTGCTTTTCAATGTTTCAAAATGCATATTACAATTTGCGATGTTTTTCTTCTTTCGTGATTTGGATTTGGATTGTTTGCTGAATGTTTTAGATTTAGGTTTCGATGTTTTGAGTAAGCTCGTTATTAGTAGTGTGGATTTTTGAAGTTCAGATTGGATTTTGTTTTGAAGTCTAAATCATTGACTAAGTGAAACTCTACTTAGACCAATTTAGTTTGTGCTTGGTTTATATTTAGAGAGTATGgttttcggttttttttttcattcacatcactcttttaagttttaactggttattatatttatatatcaaagAATCTTGCTTAGAGAAGTAAAAGTTgaaacaccctaccatacagagtcttatgcttaagtcataatttagAGATGGCAatgtattacgacctctaaaataaaaatttagtacgtatagtagtatgaatgattgattataactaggagcctttgtagaaaaaggggtaaacaaaaatcgcaactcaaaagcgcaacactccgatcgataacgtaacgaacaagaataaaccaacgcgagattatatatatacaaaggagggtcaaaaacaggaatatcaagactccaaatccggctgcgaagatagtcggtccgagcatagcaatatatacatatgataaaataaggaaaaccccaaaggaaacccaaagggacacaaatacataaaacctattctccaaaatctcccataagaggaatCATCACAGtgtgtattatttaatggagataaaagtatctaagcaaaacatataaac from Arachis duranensis cultivar V14167 chromosome 4, aradu.V14167.gnm2.J7QH, whole genome shotgun sequence encodes:
- the LOC107483569 gene encoding uncharacterized protein LOC107483569 yields the protein MNLEGVGDEVRCCVFPVTLAGPAIQWFNSLPQGSVASFTDISRAFLAQFTTRIAKAKHPINLLGVTQKADETTRKYLDRFNDECLKIEGLTDSVASLCLTNGLLNEDFRKHLTTKPVWTMQKIQTVAREYINDEKVSQVVAANKRQTSYTQPRQHGNGERQKEHARDGGPSRTPRPFPRVGKFTNYTPLTLPIIEVYQQIAEKGILSKPRPLKDQTGGNKSLYSITIRATDTKCRTIST